A DNA window from Akkermansiaceae bacterium contains the following coding sequences:
- a CDS encoding YdiU family protein — protein MSSPESAPAHPANPPGPGGWHLEHTYAALPEDLHQSILPTPVEAPQLVVLNRPHAIALGLDPDALTENAADFLSGNVPPPGAAPLAQAYAGHQYGNFTNLGDGRAILLGEQITPGGARVDIQLKGPGRTRYSRGGDGRAALGPMLREYLISEAMHALGIPSTRSLAVVATGEAVHRQDGPLPGAVLTRTASSHIRVGTFQYAAASGGGLPLEALVRHTLARHFPEKVGAENPALALLDGVVERQADLIARWMMVGFVHGVMNTDNMALSGETIDYGPCAFMDTYDPATVFSSIDRRGRYAYANQPSIAQWNLARFAEALLPLIHEEETTAISMAMGSIHGFEPRYQDQWLAGMRGKLGLFHAEEDDLPLIHALLQWMADEKQDFTNTFAALSTGDTHLSTDEAFTTWHTAWQARLTRQPQTLAESIALRASRNPAVIPRNHLVEHALTAATDGDLQPFHALLEVISNPFAHGQVPELYRTPPPADGERYVTYCGT, from the coding sequence ATGAGTTCGCCAGAGTCCGCGCCCGCCCATCCCGCCAACCCACCCGGCCCCGGCGGCTGGCACCTGGAGCACACCTACGCAGCGCTGCCGGAGGATCTCCACCAGTCCATCCTGCCCACCCCCGTGGAGGCCCCGCAGCTTGTCGTCCTCAACCGCCCGCATGCCATCGCGCTCGGCCTCGATCCCGATGCCCTCACGGAAAACGCCGCCGATTTCCTTTCCGGAAACGTCCCGCCACCCGGTGCCGCCCCGCTCGCCCAGGCCTACGCAGGCCACCAATACGGGAACTTCACCAACCTCGGCGATGGCCGCGCCATCCTCCTCGGGGAGCAGATCACGCCCGGCGGCGCGCGCGTTGACATCCAGCTCAAAGGCCCCGGCCGCACCCGCTACTCCCGCGGCGGGGATGGTCGCGCCGCCCTCGGCCCCATGCTGCGGGAATACCTCATCAGCGAGGCCATGCACGCTCTCGGCATCCCCAGCACCCGCAGCCTTGCCGTCGTTGCTACGGGAGAAGCCGTACACCGCCAGGACGGACCGCTCCCCGGCGCCGTCCTCACCCGCACCGCCTCCAGCCACATCCGCGTCGGCACCTTCCAGTATGCCGCCGCATCCGGTGGCGGCCTCCCTCTGGAGGCCCTCGTCCGCCACACCCTCGCCCGCCATTTCCCGGAAAAAGTAGGCGCGGAAAACCCCGCGCTCGCCCTGCTCGACGGCGTCGTGGAGCGCCAGGCGGATCTCATCGCCCGCTGGATGATGGTCGGCTTCGTCCACGGCGTCATGAACACCGACAACATGGCCCTCTCCGGCGAAACCATCGACTACGGCCCCTGCGCCTTCATGGACACCTATGATCCCGCCACCGTCTTCAGCTCCATCGACCGCCGCGGCCGCTACGCTTACGCCAACCAGCCCTCCATCGCCCAGTGGAACCTCGCCCGCTTCGCCGAGGCTCTCCTGCCCCTCATCCACGAGGAGGAAACCACCGCCATCAGCATGGCCATGGGCTCCATCCACGGGTTCGAGCCGCGCTACCAGGACCAATGGCTCGCCGGCATGCGCGGAAAGCTCGGCCTCTTTCACGCGGAGGAAGACGACCTCCCCCTCATCCACGCCCTCCTCCAGTGGATGGCGGATGAGAAGCAGGACTTCACCAACACCTTCGCCGCCCTCTCCACGGGCGACACCCATCTTTCCACCGACGAAGCCTTCACCACCTGGCACACCGCCTGGCAGGCCCGCCTCACCCGCCAACCGCAGACCCTGGCGGAATCCATCGCCCTCCGCGCTTCGCGCAACCCCGCCGTCATTCCGCGCAACCACCTCGTCGAGCACGCCCTCACCGCCGCCACCGACGGCGACCTCCAGCCCTTCCACGCCCTCCTGGAAGTCATCTCAAACCCCTTCGCCCACGGGCAGGTCCCCGAGCTCTACCGCACCCCGCCCCCCGCCGATGGCGAAAGATACGTCACCTACTGCGGCACGTGA
- a CDS encoding ribbon-helix-helix protein, CopG family translates to MKQNCKTSVALCEDEVAILDATARRLNISRTEVIRHLILYSGMVGGDFPLTSRILALPLKDRARVIGEIRTRAESGNPAKPQSFRQWIKETVGKADDAAVEKTGETLLKELLEMAK, encoded by the coding sequence ATGAAACAGAATTGCAAAACCTCCGTCGCCCTCTGTGAGGACGAAGTCGCCATCCTCGACGCCACCGCCCGCCGGCTGAACATCTCCCGCACGGAGGTCATCCGCCATCTCATCCTCTACAGCGGCATGGTCGGCGGCGACTTTCCGCTCACCTCCCGCATCCTCGCCCTGCCGTTGAAGGACCGCGCCCGCGTCATCGGCGAGATCCGCACCCGCGCCGAGTCCGGCAACCCCGCCAAGCCCCAGTCCTTCCGCCAGTGGATCAAGGAAACCGTCGGCAAGGCCGATGACGCCGCCGTCGAAAAAACCGGCGAGACCCTCCTCAAGGAACTCCTCGAAATGGCCAAGTGA
- a CDS encoding 3'-5' exoribonuclease: protein MTQTTTPPPAQLAKQAAARKSPHHILLDIEALGVRPGSAIVQLGAVAFCPRTGALLGEPFHRHILPHAKLHTELRTLHWHTERGTWPPEPPAEPVTLEEALACFSRWVEETGRPHTWWSWGSTYDFPLLDAACHVLGCEPPWNYWQTACARTVWRMAFPYGKTAPRPHHALEDSIAAVKDLHLAIRKCREDAQEAPSATTTAAARPDEGGISTMNAVADPGGTAECLEPEAIAELYPRRQSVREAVRHIARHIADGVDARAIADGTRAIAAVIRQLPSGHLNAYVPSAEKFFAHRRWEDDPRTWLRLSTGSGHRAANHGTPPEKLSLGGRTGKTIRI from the coding sequence ATGACCCAGACCACCACCCCTCCCCCCGCGCAGCTGGCGAAACAGGCCGCTGCCAGAAAGTCACCGCACCACATCCTGCTGGACATCGAGGCGCTGGGGGTGCGGCCCGGCAGCGCGATCGTGCAACTGGGGGCGGTGGCGTTCTGCCCGCGCACGGGCGCGCTGCTGGGGGAGCCGTTCCACCGCCACATCCTCCCGCACGCGAAGCTGCACACGGAGCTGCGCACGCTGCACTGGCACACGGAGCGCGGAACGTGGCCGCCCGAACCGCCTGCGGAGCCGGTGACACTGGAGGAGGCGCTGGCATGCTTTTCCCGCTGGGTGGAGGAAACGGGCCGCCCGCATACGTGGTGGTCCTGGGGCAGCACGTATGATTTCCCGCTGCTGGATGCGGCGTGCCATGTGCTGGGCTGCGAGCCGCCGTGGAACTACTGGCAGACGGCGTGCGCACGGACGGTGTGGCGGATGGCATTTCCGTATGGAAAGACGGCACCGCGGCCGCACCACGCGCTGGAGGACTCCATCGCGGCGGTGAAGGATCTGCACCTGGCCATCAGGAAGTGCCGGGAGGACGCGCAGGAGGCTCCCTCCGCCACGACCACAGCCGCCGCTCGTCCGGATGAGGGGGGGATTTCCACGATGAATGCCGTAGCTGATCCCGGAGGGACGGCGGAGTGCCTGGAGCCGGAGGCAATCGCGGAGCTGTATCCGCGGCGGCAGTCGGTGCGGGAGGCGGTGCGCCACATCGCCCGTCACATCGCGGACGGGGTGGATGCGCGTGCGATCGCGGATGGGACGCGTGCGATCGCGGCGGTCATCCGGCAACTGCCGAGCGGGCACCTGAATGCGTATGTGCCATCCGCGGAGAAGTTTTTCGCCCACCGCCGCTGGGAGGATGATCCCCGGACATGGCTGCGCCTGTCCACCGGCAGCGGCCACCGCGCCGCCAACCACGGCACGCCACCGGAGAAGCTGTCCTTGGGCGGCAGGACGGGGAAGACGATCAGGATTTGA
- a CDS encoding ATP-binding protein, with product MTTTTTTTTSCHHCGALFPYEPILCFGRDLAAHLNKECPACQARAEKHRREEKEEERMQQAYQMLCATLPPDLRETEEDHPEFNRPLWRAVDRWHPSAGQRTLGIIGPAARCKTRVLALLARRVISGGTRVCWTSAVRLKDAAHDRMSREREISALAREHLRECLTAPWLFLDDLGKNEWTAAFESQLFQILDHRLNHHLPMAWTANDHPETFLPVISAMNASPIIGRLLDRCTVLDLRERE from the coding sequence ATGACCACCACTACGACTACGACCACATCATGCCATCACTGTGGCGCGCTGTTCCCCTATGAGCCGATCCTGTGCTTCGGGCGGGATCTGGCGGCGCATCTGAACAAGGAGTGCCCGGCCTGCCAGGCGCGGGCGGAGAAACACCGGCGGGAGGAAAAGGAGGAGGAACGGATGCAGCAGGCCTACCAGATGCTGTGCGCGACGCTGCCTCCGGACCTGCGGGAGACGGAGGAGGATCACCCGGAGTTCAACCGTCCGCTGTGGCGGGCGGTGGACCGCTGGCATCCGTCGGCGGGGCAGCGGACGCTGGGCATCATCGGTCCGGCGGCGCGGTGCAAGACGCGGGTGCTGGCGCTGCTGGCACGCCGGGTGATCAGCGGCGGCACGCGGGTGTGCTGGACGTCCGCTGTGCGGCTGAAGGACGCGGCGCACGACCGCATGTCCCGGGAGCGGGAGATTTCCGCGCTGGCGCGGGAGCACCTGCGGGAGTGCCTGACGGCCCCATGGTTGTTTCTGGATGACCTGGGAAAGAACGAGTGGACGGCGGCGTTCGAGAGCCAGCTTTTCCAGATCCTGGACCACCGGCTGAACCACCACCTGCCGATGGCATGGACGGCGAATGACCACCCGGAGACATTCCTCCCGGTGATCTCCGCGATGAATGCGTCGCCGATCATCGGCAGGCTGCTGGACCGCTGCACGGTGCTGGATCTGAGGGAGAGGGAGTGA